A stretch of Gossypium hirsutum isolate 1008001.06 chromosome A06, Gossypium_hirsutum_v2.1, whole genome shotgun sequence DNA encodes these proteins:
- the LOC121230763 gene encoding SHUGOSHIN 2 isoform X5, with amino-acid sequence MENLTTLDTGTADVAGDKLRGEIMENRCSMGNVSRKGLTDISNLQQQPKLLNQGAKLLLQPASLGTKDYIDKLQQENMMLMKVLADRNKVIELSGIELQKLRINLEKFQQQNMVLAQANSQMLAELNSSKYRLKAHKHELGCKNALLKAIKLELGTNKCGKAGESHDEKDGENKTCNTNGCGETGESLKGEDKENKPCNMTRKRQSYDLGPCNIKPVQGKEGVKNKRVYAKRQSARRKTQAETTEDVIEVDDTKSFDSTCDDKVHGSGPSDIKPVQAKEGIDNKRVCLRRQSARFKSQEPETTEYMFEVDDTKSFDSTCDDKVHGSGPSDIKPVQTKEGIDNKGVCLKRLSARFKAQEPESTEYMCEVDDTKSFAPICDDKVCKSGPSDIKSTQGNKRDDGKRRQSAKIRAQEPETSIDVFDVDDVRCLVSSISDDKVHESGQLSSNSSVKSEQEEGNTSMSTRNEAQELRRVSVGRPLRRAVEKVQSYKEMKVNVKMRREV; translated from the exons ATGGAAAATTTAACAACACTCGACACTGGAACCGCCGACGTTGCAG GTGATAAATTGAGAGGGGAGATTATGGAAAATAGATGCTCAATGGGTAATGTGTCAAGGAAAGGGCTTACTGACATATCCAACTTACAGCAGCAACCTAAATTGTTAAACCAAGGTGCAAAGCTGCTGTTGCAACCTGCTTCACTCGGGACTAAAGATTACATCGACAAACTTCAACAG GAAAATATGATGCTGATGAAAGTTCTTGCAGATCGAAA TAAAGTCATTGAATTGAGTGGAATTGAATTACAAAAGCTGAGAATCAATTTGGAGAAGTTTCAGCAACAGAACATGGTACTTGCCCAAGCAAACAGCCAGATGTTAGCG GAACTTAATTCAAGCAAATATAGG TTGAAAGCCCATAAACATGAGCTGGGATGTAAAAATGCTCTGCTTAAAGCTATTAAATTggag TTAGGAACAAACAAGTGTGGCAAGGCAGGTGAATCACATGATGAAAAAGATGGAGAAAATAAAACTTGTAATACGAACGGATGTGGCGAGACAGGTGAATCCCTTAAAGGAGAAGATAAAGAGAATAAACCGTGTAATATGACCAGAAAGAGACAATCGTACGATCTTG GTCCTTGTAATATTAAACCAGTCCAAGGCAAAGAGGGGGTCAAGAACAAAAG GGTGTATGCGAAAAGGCAATCTGCTAGGCGTAAAACCCAAGCAGAAACAACTGAAGATGTAATTGAGGTAGATGATACAAAATCTTTTGATTCTACCTGTGATGATAAGGTCCATGGGAGTGGCCCTTCTGATATCAAACCAGTCCAAGCCAAGGAAGGGATTGACAACAAAAG GGTTTGTTTAAGAAGGCAATCTGCTAGGTTTAAATCCCAAGAACCTGAAACTACTGAATATATGTTTGAGGTAGATGATACAAAATCTTTTGATTCTACCTGTGATGATAAGGTCCATGGGAGTGGCCCTTCTGATATCAAACCAGTCCAAACCAAGGAGGGGATTGACAACAAAGG GGTTTGTTTAAAAAGGCTATCTGCTAGGTTTAAAGCCCAAGAACCTGAATCTACTGAATATATGTGCGAGGTAGATGATACAAAATCTTTTGCTCCTATCTGTGATGATAAGGTGTGTAAAAGTGGCCCTTCTGATATTAAATCCACCCAAGGCAACAAAAGGGATGACGGCAAAAG AAGGCAATCTGCTAAGATTAGAGCACAAGAACCAGAAACGAGCATAGATGTGTTTGACGTAGATGATGTCAGGTGTCTTGTTTCATCTATCAGTGATGATAAGGTGCATGAAAGTGGCCAACTATCTTCCAATTCATCAGTGAAAAGCGAACAGGAAGAAGGAAATACGAGTATGTCCACCAGAAATGAAGCTCAAGAACTTAGAAGGGTATCTGTGGGAAGGCCTTTACGCCGAGCAGTGGAGAAGGTCCAATCCTACAAGGAAATGAAGGTTAATGTGAAGATGCGCAGAGAAGTGTGA
- the LOC121230763 gene encoding SHUGOSHIN 2 isoform X7, with translation MENLTTLDTGTADVAGDKLRGEIMENRCSMGNVSRKGLTDISNLQQQPKLLNQGAKLLLQPASLGTKDYIDKLQQENMMLMKVLADRNKVIELSGIELQKLRINLEKFQQQNMVLAQANSQMLAELNSSKYRLKAHKHELGCKNALLKAIKLELGTNKCGKAGESHDEKDGENKTCNTNGCGETGESLKGEDKENKPCNMTRKRQSYDLGPCNIKPVQGKEGVKNKRVYAKRQSARRKTQAETTEDVIEVDDTKSFDSTCDDKVHGSGPSDIKPVQAKEGIDNKRVCLRRQSARFKSQEPETTEYMFEVDDTKSFDSTCDDKVHGSGPSDIKPVQTKEGIDNKGVCLKRLSARFKAQEPESTEYMCEVDDTKSFAPICDDKVCKSGPSDIKSTQGNKRDDGKRQSAKIRAQEPETSIDVFDVDDVRCLVSSISDDKVHESGQLSSNSSVKSEQEEGNTSMSTRNEAQELRRVSVGRPLRRAVEKVQSYKEMKVNVKMRREV, from the exons ATGGAAAATTTAACAACACTCGACACTGGAACCGCCGACGTTGCAG GTGATAAATTGAGAGGGGAGATTATGGAAAATAGATGCTCAATGGGTAATGTGTCAAGGAAAGGGCTTACTGACATATCCAACTTACAGCAGCAACCTAAATTGTTAAACCAAGGTGCAAAGCTGCTGTTGCAACCTGCTTCACTCGGGACTAAAGATTACATCGACAAACTTCAACAG GAAAATATGATGCTGATGAAAGTTCTTGCAGATCGAAA TAAAGTCATTGAATTGAGTGGAATTGAATTACAAAAGCTGAGAATCAATTTGGAGAAGTTTCAGCAACAGAACATGGTACTTGCCCAAGCAAACAGCCAGATGTTAGCG GAACTTAATTCAAGCAAATATAGG TTGAAAGCCCATAAACATGAGCTGGGATGTAAAAATGCTCTGCTTAAAGCTATTAAATTggag TTAGGAACAAACAAGTGTGGCAAGGCAGGTGAATCACATGATGAAAAAGATGGAGAAAATAAAACTTGTAATACGAACGGATGTGGCGAGACAGGTGAATCCCTTAAAGGAGAAGATAAAGAGAATAAACCGTGTAATATGACCAGAAAGAGACAATCGTACGATCTTG GTCCTTGTAATATTAAACCAGTCCAAGGCAAAGAGGGGGTCAAGAACAAAAG GGTGTATGCGAAAAGGCAATCTGCTAGGCGTAAAACCCAAGCAGAAACAACTGAAGATGTAATTGAGGTAGATGATACAAAATCTTTTGATTCTACCTGTGATGATAAGGTCCATGGGAGTGGCCCTTCTGATATCAAACCAGTCCAAGCCAAGGAAGGGATTGACAACAAAAG GGTTTGTTTAAGAAGGCAATCTGCTAGGTTTAAATCCCAAGAACCTGAAACTACTGAATATATGTTTGAGGTAGATGATACAAAATCTTTTGATTCTACCTGTGATGATAAGGTCCATGGGAGTGGCCCTTCTGATATCAAACCAGTCCAAACCAAGGAGGGGATTGACAACAAAGG GGTTTGTTTAAAAAGGCTATCTGCTAGGTTTAAAGCCCAAGAACCTGAATCTACTGAATATATGTGCGAGGTAGATGATACAAAATCTTTTGCTCCTATCTGTGATGATAAGGTGTGTAAAAGTGGCCCTTCTGATATTAAATCCACCCAAGGCAACAAAAGGGATGACGGCAAAAG GCAATCTGCTAAGATTAGAGCACAAGAACCAGAAACGAGCATAGATGTGTTTGACGTAGATGATGTCAGGTGTCTTGTTTCATCTATCAGTGATGATAAGGTGCATGAAAGTGGCCAACTATCTTCCAATTCATCAGTGAAAAGCGAACAGGAAGAAGGAAATACGAGTATGTCCACCAGAAATGAAGCTCAAGAACTTAGAAGGGTATCTGTGGGAAGGCCTTTACGCCGAGCAGTGGAGAAGGTCCAATCCTACAAGGAAATGAAGGTTAATGTGAAGATGCGCAGAGAAGTGTGA
- the LOC121230763 gene encoding SHUGOSHIN 2 isoform X8 gives MENLTTLDTGTADVAGDKLRGEIMENRCSMGNVSRKGLTDISNLQQQPKLLNQGAKLLLQPASLGTKDYIDKLQQENMMLMKVLADRNKVIELSGIELQKLRINLEKFQQQNMELNSSKYRLKAHKHELGCKNALLKAIKLELGTNKCGKAGESHDEKDGENKTCNTNGCGETGESLKGEDKENKPCNMTRKRQSYDLGPCNIKPVQGKEGVKNKSRVYAKRQSARRKTQAETTEDVIEVDDTKSFDSTCDDKVHGSGPSDIKPVQAKEGIDNKRVCLRRQSARFKSQEPETTEYMFEVDDTKSFDSTCDDKVHGSGPSDIKPVQTKEGIDNKGFLVCLKRLSARFKAQEPESTEYMCEVDDTKSFAPICDDKVCKSGPSDIKSTQGNKRDDGKRRQSAKIRAQEPETSIDVFDVDDVRCLVSSISDDKVHESGQLSSNSSVKSEQEEGNTSMSTRNEAQELRRVSVGRPLRRAVEKVQSYKEMKVNVKMRREV, from the exons ATGGAAAATTTAACAACACTCGACACTGGAACCGCCGACGTTGCAG GTGATAAATTGAGAGGGGAGATTATGGAAAATAGATGCTCAATGGGTAATGTGTCAAGGAAAGGGCTTACTGACATATCCAACTTACAGCAGCAACCTAAATTGTTAAACCAAGGTGCAAAGCTGCTGTTGCAACCTGCTTCACTCGGGACTAAAGATTACATCGACAAACTTCAACAG GAAAATATGATGCTGATGAAAGTTCTTGCAGATCGAAA TAAAGTCATTGAATTGAGTGGAATTGAATTACAAAAGCTGAGAATCAATTTGGAGAAGTTTCAGCAACAGAACATG GAACTTAATTCAAGCAAATATAGG TTGAAAGCCCATAAACATGAGCTGGGATGTAAAAATGCTCTGCTTAAAGCTATTAAATTggag TTAGGAACAAACAAGTGTGGCAAGGCAGGTGAATCACATGATGAAAAAGATGGAGAAAATAAAACTTGTAATACGAACGGATGTGGCGAGACAGGTGAATCCCTTAAAGGAGAAGATAAAGAGAATAAACCGTGTAATATGACCAGAAAGAGACAATCGTACGATCTTG GTCCTTGTAATATTAAACCAGTCCAAGGCAAAGAGGGGGTCAAGAACAAAAG CAGGGTGTATGCGAAAAGGCAATCTGCTAGGCGTAAAACCCAAGCAGAAACAACTGAAGATGTAATTGAGGTAGATGATACAAAATCTTTTGATTCTACCTGTGATGATAAGGTCCATGGGAGTGGCCCTTCTGATATCAAACCAGTCCAAGCCAAGGAAGGGATTGACAACAAAAG GGTTTGTTTAAGAAGGCAATCTGCTAGGTTTAAATCCCAAGAACCTGAAACTACTGAATATATGTTTGAGGTAGATGATACAAAATCTTTTGATTCTACCTGTGATGATAAGGTCCATGGGAGTGGCCCTTCTGATATCAAACCAGTCCAAACCAAGGAGGGGATTGACAACAAAGGGTTTTT GGTTTGTTTAAAAAGGCTATCTGCTAGGTTTAAAGCCCAAGAACCTGAATCTACTGAATATATGTGCGAGGTAGATGATACAAAATCTTTTGCTCCTATCTGTGATGATAAGGTGTGTAAAAGTGGCCCTTCTGATATTAAATCCACCCAAGGCAACAAAAGGGATGACGGCAAAAG AAGGCAATCTGCTAAGATTAGAGCACAAGAACCAGAAACGAGCATAGATGTGTTTGACGTAGATGATGTCAGGTGTCTTGTTTCATCTATCAGTGATGATAAGGTGCATGAAAGTGGCCAACTATCTTCCAATTCATCAGTGAAAAGCGAACAGGAAGAAGGAAATACGAGTATGTCCACCAGAAATGAAGCTCAAGAACTTAGAAGGGTATCTGTGGGAAGGCCTTTACGCCGAGCAGTGGAGAAGGTCCAATCCTACAAGGAAATGAAGGTTAATGTGAAGATGCGCAGAGAAGTGTGA
- the LOC121230763 gene encoding SHUGOSHIN 2 isoform X3 — MENLTTLDTGTADVAGDKLRGEIMENRCSMGNVSRKGLTDISNLQQQPKLLNQGAKLLLQPASLGTKDYIDKLQQENMMLMKVLADRNKVIELSGIELQKLRINLEKFQQQNMVLAQANSQMLAELNSSKYRLKAHKHELGCKNALLKAIKLELGTNKCGKAGESHDEKDGENKTCNTNGCGETGESLKGEDKENKPCNMTRKRQSYDLGPCNIKPVQGKEGVKNKSRVYAKRQSARRKTQAETTEDVIEVDDTKSFDSTCDDKVHGSGPSDIKPVQAKEGIDNKRVCLRRQSARFKSQEPETTEYMFEVDDTKSFDSTCDDKVHGSGPSDIKPVQTKEGIDNKGFLVCLKRLSARFKAQEPESTEYMCEVDDTKSFAPICDDKVCKSGPSDIKSTQGNKRDDGKRQSAKIRAQEPETSIDVFDVDDVRCLVSSISDDKVHESGQLSSNSSVKSEQEEGNTSMSTRNEAQELRRVSVGRPLRRAVEKVQSYKEMKVNVKMRREV; from the exons ATGGAAAATTTAACAACACTCGACACTGGAACCGCCGACGTTGCAG GTGATAAATTGAGAGGGGAGATTATGGAAAATAGATGCTCAATGGGTAATGTGTCAAGGAAAGGGCTTACTGACATATCCAACTTACAGCAGCAACCTAAATTGTTAAACCAAGGTGCAAAGCTGCTGTTGCAACCTGCTTCACTCGGGACTAAAGATTACATCGACAAACTTCAACAG GAAAATATGATGCTGATGAAAGTTCTTGCAGATCGAAA TAAAGTCATTGAATTGAGTGGAATTGAATTACAAAAGCTGAGAATCAATTTGGAGAAGTTTCAGCAACAGAACATGGTACTTGCCCAAGCAAACAGCCAGATGTTAGCG GAACTTAATTCAAGCAAATATAGG TTGAAAGCCCATAAACATGAGCTGGGATGTAAAAATGCTCTGCTTAAAGCTATTAAATTggag TTAGGAACAAACAAGTGTGGCAAGGCAGGTGAATCACATGATGAAAAAGATGGAGAAAATAAAACTTGTAATACGAACGGATGTGGCGAGACAGGTGAATCCCTTAAAGGAGAAGATAAAGAGAATAAACCGTGTAATATGACCAGAAAGAGACAATCGTACGATCTTG GTCCTTGTAATATTAAACCAGTCCAAGGCAAAGAGGGGGTCAAGAACAAAAG CAGGGTGTATGCGAAAAGGCAATCTGCTAGGCGTAAAACCCAAGCAGAAACAACTGAAGATGTAATTGAGGTAGATGATACAAAATCTTTTGATTCTACCTGTGATGATAAGGTCCATGGGAGTGGCCCTTCTGATATCAAACCAGTCCAAGCCAAGGAAGGGATTGACAACAAAAG GGTTTGTTTAAGAAGGCAATCTGCTAGGTTTAAATCCCAAGAACCTGAAACTACTGAATATATGTTTGAGGTAGATGATACAAAATCTTTTGATTCTACCTGTGATGATAAGGTCCATGGGAGTGGCCCTTCTGATATCAAACCAGTCCAAACCAAGGAGGGGATTGACAACAAAGGGTTTTT GGTTTGTTTAAAAAGGCTATCTGCTAGGTTTAAAGCCCAAGAACCTGAATCTACTGAATATATGTGCGAGGTAGATGATACAAAATCTTTTGCTCCTATCTGTGATGATAAGGTGTGTAAAAGTGGCCCTTCTGATATTAAATCCACCCAAGGCAACAAAAGGGATGACGGCAAAAG GCAATCTGCTAAGATTAGAGCACAAGAACCAGAAACGAGCATAGATGTGTTTGACGTAGATGATGTCAGGTGTCTTGTTTCATCTATCAGTGATGATAAGGTGCATGAAAGTGGCCAACTATCTTCCAATTCATCAGTGAAAAGCGAACAGGAAGAAGGAAATACGAGTATGTCCACCAGAAATGAAGCTCAAGAACTTAGAAGGGTATCTGTGGGAAGGCCTTTACGCCGAGCAGTGGAGAAGGTCCAATCCTACAAGGAAATGAAGGTTAATGTGAAGATGCGCAGAGAAGTGTGA
- the LOC121230763 gene encoding SHUGOSHIN 2 isoform X4 → MENLTTLDTGTADVAGDKLRGEIMENRCSMGNVSRKGLTDISNLQQQPKLLNQGAKLLLQPASLGTKDYIDKLQQENMMLMKVLADRNKVIELSGIELQKLRINLEKFQQQNMVLAQANSQMLAELNSSKYRLKAHKHELGCKNALLKAIKLELGTNKCGKAGESHDEKDGENKTCNTNGCGETGESLKGEDKENKPCNMTRKRQSYDLGPCNIKPVQGKEGVKNKSRVYAKRQSARRKTQAETTEDVIEVDDTKSFDSTCDDKVHGSGPSDIKPVQAKEGIDNKRVCLRRQSARFKSQEPETTEYMFEVDDTKSFDSTCDDKVHGSGPSDIKPVQTKEGIDNKGVCLKRLSARFKAQEPESTEYMCEVDDTKSFAPICDDKVCKSGPSDIKSTQGNKRDDGKRRQSAKIRAQEPETSIDVFDVDDVRCLVSSISDDKVHESGQLSSNSSVKSEQEEGNTSMSTRNEAQELRRVSVGRPLRRAVEKVQSYKEMKVNVKMRREV, encoded by the exons ATGGAAAATTTAACAACACTCGACACTGGAACCGCCGACGTTGCAG GTGATAAATTGAGAGGGGAGATTATGGAAAATAGATGCTCAATGGGTAATGTGTCAAGGAAAGGGCTTACTGACATATCCAACTTACAGCAGCAACCTAAATTGTTAAACCAAGGTGCAAAGCTGCTGTTGCAACCTGCTTCACTCGGGACTAAAGATTACATCGACAAACTTCAACAG GAAAATATGATGCTGATGAAAGTTCTTGCAGATCGAAA TAAAGTCATTGAATTGAGTGGAATTGAATTACAAAAGCTGAGAATCAATTTGGAGAAGTTTCAGCAACAGAACATGGTACTTGCCCAAGCAAACAGCCAGATGTTAGCG GAACTTAATTCAAGCAAATATAGG TTGAAAGCCCATAAACATGAGCTGGGATGTAAAAATGCTCTGCTTAAAGCTATTAAATTggag TTAGGAACAAACAAGTGTGGCAAGGCAGGTGAATCACATGATGAAAAAGATGGAGAAAATAAAACTTGTAATACGAACGGATGTGGCGAGACAGGTGAATCCCTTAAAGGAGAAGATAAAGAGAATAAACCGTGTAATATGACCAGAAAGAGACAATCGTACGATCTTG GTCCTTGTAATATTAAACCAGTCCAAGGCAAAGAGGGGGTCAAGAACAAAAG CAGGGTGTATGCGAAAAGGCAATCTGCTAGGCGTAAAACCCAAGCAGAAACAACTGAAGATGTAATTGAGGTAGATGATACAAAATCTTTTGATTCTACCTGTGATGATAAGGTCCATGGGAGTGGCCCTTCTGATATCAAACCAGTCCAAGCCAAGGAAGGGATTGACAACAAAAG GGTTTGTTTAAGAAGGCAATCTGCTAGGTTTAAATCCCAAGAACCTGAAACTACTGAATATATGTTTGAGGTAGATGATACAAAATCTTTTGATTCTACCTGTGATGATAAGGTCCATGGGAGTGGCCCTTCTGATATCAAACCAGTCCAAACCAAGGAGGGGATTGACAACAAAGG GGTTTGTTTAAAAAGGCTATCTGCTAGGTTTAAAGCCCAAGAACCTGAATCTACTGAATATATGTGCGAGGTAGATGATACAAAATCTTTTGCTCCTATCTGTGATGATAAGGTGTGTAAAAGTGGCCCTTCTGATATTAAATCCACCCAAGGCAACAAAAGGGATGACGGCAAAAG AAGGCAATCTGCTAAGATTAGAGCACAAGAACCAGAAACGAGCATAGATGTGTTTGACGTAGATGATGTCAGGTGTCTTGTTTCATCTATCAGTGATGATAAGGTGCATGAAAGTGGCCAACTATCTTCCAATTCATCAGTGAAAAGCGAACAGGAAGAAGGAAATACGAGTATGTCCACCAGAAATGAAGCTCAAGAACTTAGAAGGGTATCTGTGGGAAGGCCTTTACGCCGAGCAGTGGAGAAGGTCCAATCCTACAAGGAAATGAAGGTTAATGTGAAGATGCGCAGAGAAGTGTGA
- the LOC121230763 gene encoding SHUGOSHIN 2 isoform X1 → MENLTTLDTGTADVAGDKLRGEIMENRCSMGNVSRKGLTDISNLQQQPKLLNQGAKLLLQPASLGTKDYIDKLQQENMMLMKVLADRNKVIELSGIELQKLRINLEKFQQQNMVLAQANSQMLAELNSSKYRLKAHKHELGCKNALLKAIKLELGTNKCGKAGESHDEKDGENKTCNTNGCGETGESLKGEDKENKPCNMTRKRQSYDLGPCNIKPVQGKEGVKNKSRVYAKRQSARRKTQAETTEDVIEVDDTKSFDSTCDDKVHGSGPSDIKPVQAKEGIDNKRVCLRRQSARFKSQEPETTEYMFEVDDTKSFDSTCDDKVHGSGPSDIKPVQTKEGIDNKGFLVCLKRLSARFKAQEPESTEYMCEVDDTKSFAPICDDKVCKSGPSDIKSTQGNKRDDGKRRQSAKIRAQEPETSIDVFDVDDVRCLVSSISDDKVHESGQLSSNSSVKSEQEEGNTSMSTRNEAQELRRVSVGRPLRRAVEKVQSYKEMKVNVKMRREV, encoded by the exons ATGGAAAATTTAACAACACTCGACACTGGAACCGCCGACGTTGCAG GTGATAAATTGAGAGGGGAGATTATGGAAAATAGATGCTCAATGGGTAATGTGTCAAGGAAAGGGCTTACTGACATATCCAACTTACAGCAGCAACCTAAATTGTTAAACCAAGGTGCAAAGCTGCTGTTGCAACCTGCTTCACTCGGGACTAAAGATTACATCGACAAACTTCAACAG GAAAATATGATGCTGATGAAAGTTCTTGCAGATCGAAA TAAAGTCATTGAATTGAGTGGAATTGAATTACAAAAGCTGAGAATCAATTTGGAGAAGTTTCAGCAACAGAACATGGTACTTGCCCAAGCAAACAGCCAGATGTTAGCG GAACTTAATTCAAGCAAATATAGG TTGAAAGCCCATAAACATGAGCTGGGATGTAAAAATGCTCTGCTTAAAGCTATTAAATTggag TTAGGAACAAACAAGTGTGGCAAGGCAGGTGAATCACATGATGAAAAAGATGGAGAAAATAAAACTTGTAATACGAACGGATGTGGCGAGACAGGTGAATCCCTTAAAGGAGAAGATAAAGAGAATAAACCGTGTAATATGACCAGAAAGAGACAATCGTACGATCTTG GTCCTTGTAATATTAAACCAGTCCAAGGCAAAGAGGGGGTCAAGAACAAAAG CAGGGTGTATGCGAAAAGGCAATCTGCTAGGCGTAAAACCCAAGCAGAAACAACTGAAGATGTAATTGAGGTAGATGATACAAAATCTTTTGATTCTACCTGTGATGATAAGGTCCATGGGAGTGGCCCTTCTGATATCAAACCAGTCCAAGCCAAGGAAGGGATTGACAACAAAAG GGTTTGTTTAAGAAGGCAATCTGCTAGGTTTAAATCCCAAGAACCTGAAACTACTGAATATATGTTTGAGGTAGATGATACAAAATCTTTTGATTCTACCTGTGATGATAAGGTCCATGGGAGTGGCCCTTCTGATATCAAACCAGTCCAAACCAAGGAGGGGATTGACAACAAAGGGTTTTT GGTTTGTTTAAAAAGGCTATCTGCTAGGTTTAAAGCCCAAGAACCTGAATCTACTGAATATATGTGCGAGGTAGATGATACAAAATCTTTTGCTCCTATCTGTGATGATAAGGTGTGTAAAAGTGGCCCTTCTGATATTAAATCCACCCAAGGCAACAAAAGGGATGACGGCAAAAG AAGGCAATCTGCTAAGATTAGAGCACAAGAACCAGAAACGAGCATAGATGTGTTTGACGTAGATGATGTCAGGTGTCTTGTTTCATCTATCAGTGATGATAAGGTGCATGAAAGTGGCCAACTATCTTCCAATTCATCAGTGAAAAGCGAACAGGAAGAAGGAAATACGAGTATGTCCACCAGAAATGAAGCTCAAGAACTTAGAAGGGTATCTGTGGGAAGGCCTTTACGCCGAGCAGTGGAGAAGGTCCAATCCTACAAGGAAATGAAGGTTAATGTGAAGATGCGCAGAGAAGTGTGA
- the LOC121230763 gene encoding SHUGOSHIN 2 isoform X6, producing the protein MENLTTLDTGTADVAGDKLRGEIMENRCSMGNVSRKGLTDISNLQQQPKLLNQGAKLLLQPASLGTKDYIDKLQQENMMLMKVLADRNKVIELSGIELQKLRINLEKFQQQNMVLAQANSQMLAELNSSKYRLKAHKHELGCKNALLKAIKLELGTNKCGKAGESHDEKDGENKTCNTNGCGETGESLKGEDKENKPCNMTRKRQSYDLGPCNIKPVQGKEGVKNKSRVYAKRQSARRKTQAETTEDVIEVDDTKSFDSTCDDKVHGSGPSDIKPVQAKEGIDNKRVCLRRQSARFKSQEPETTEYMFEVDDTKSFDSTCDDKVHGSGPSDIKPVQTKEGIDNKGVCLKRLSARFKAQEPESTEYMCEVDDTKSFAPICDDKVCKSGPSDIKSTQGNKRDDGKRQSAKIRAQEPETSIDVFDVDDVRCLVSSISDDKVHESGQLSSNSSVKSEQEEGNTSMSTRNEAQELRRVSVGRPLRRAVEKVQSYKEMKVNVKMRREV; encoded by the exons ATGGAAAATTTAACAACACTCGACACTGGAACCGCCGACGTTGCAG GTGATAAATTGAGAGGGGAGATTATGGAAAATAGATGCTCAATGGGTAATGTGTCAAGGAAAGGGCTTACTGACATATCCAACTTACAGCAGCAACCTAAATTGTTAAACCAAGGTGCAAAGCTGCTGTTGCAACCTGCTTCACTCGGGACTAAAGATTACATCGACAAACTTCAACAG GAAAATATGATGCTGATGAAAGTTCTTGCAGATCGAAA TAAAGTCATTGAATTGAGTGGAATTGAATTACAAAAGCTGAGAATCAATTTGGAGAAGTTTCAGCAACAGAACATGGTACTTGCCCAAGCAAACAGCCAGATGTTAGCG GAACTTAATTCAAGCAAATATAGG TTGAAAGCCCATAAACATGAGCTGGGATGTAAAAATGCTCTGCTTAAAGCTATTAAATTggag TTAGGAACAAACAAGTGTGGCAAGGCAGGTGAATCACATGATGAAAAAGATGGAGAAAATAAAACTTGTAATACGAACGGATGTGGCGAGACAGGTGAATCCCTTAAAGGAGAAGATAAAGAGAATAAACCGTGTAATATGACCAGAAAGAGACAATCGTACGATCTTG GTCCTTGTAATATTAAACCAGTCCAAGGCAAAGAGGGGGTCAAGAACAAAAG CAGGGTGTATGCGAAAAGGCAATCTGCTAGGCGTAAAACCCAAGCAGAAACAACTGAAGATGTAATTGAGGTAGATGATACAAAATCTTTTGATTCTACCTGTGATGATAAGGTCCATGGGAGTGGCCCTTCTGATATCAAACCAGTCCAAGCCAAGGAAGGGATTGACAACAAAAG GGTTTGTTTAAGAAGGCAATCTGCTAGGTTTAAATCCCAAGAACCTGAAACTACTGAATATATGTTTGAGGTAGATGATACAAAATCTTTTGATTCTACCTGTGATGATAAGGTCCATGGGAGTGGCCCTTCTGATATCAAACCAGTCCAAACCAAGGAGGGGATTGACAACAAAGG GGTTTGTTTAAAAAGGCTATCTGCTAGGTTTAAAGCCCAAGAACCTGAATCTACTGAATATATGTGCGAGGTAGATGATACAAAATCTTTTGCTCCTATCTGTGATGATAAGGTGTGTAAAAGTGGCCCTTCTGATATTAAATCCACCCAAGGCAACAAAAGGGATGACGGCAAAAG GCAATCTGCTAAGATTAGAGCACAAGAACCAGAAACGAGCATAGATGTGTTTGACGTAGATGATGTCAGGTGTCTTGTTTCATCTATCAGTGATGATAAGGTGCATGAAAGTGGCCAACTATCTTCCAATTCATCAGTGAAAAGCGAACAGGAAGAAGGAAATACGAGTATGTCCACCAGAAATGAAGCTCAAGAACTTAGAAGGGTATCTGTGGGAAGGCCTTTACGCCGAGCAGTGGAGAAGGTCCAATCCTACAAGGAAATGAAGGTTAATGTGAAGATGCGCAGAGAAGTGTGA